A genome region from Sphingobacteriaceae bacterium GW460-11-11-14-LB5 includes the following:
- a CDS encoding alcohol dehydrogenase has protein sequence MKTLTCTTPGTFEYSETTKPELKKDHAIIKIKRIGICGTDLHAFEGTQPFFNYPRVLGHELSGELVEADGADGFKIGEAVTFIPYFNCGECIACRMNKPNCCVKMQVCGVHVDGGMREYLQVPSRTLLHGEGLSYDELALVEPLAIGAHGVRRADVQPGEFVLVIGAGPIGLGTMEFARIAGANVIALDINEDRLAFCKDKLKVAHVVNALSPDVVQQLSDITNGDMPTVVIDATGNQKAINNAINYMAHGARFVLIGLQKGDLIFNHPEFHKRESTLMSSRNATIEDFEHVIKSMKAGLVNPTNYITHQVQFEAVKDEFESWLDPKNGVIKAMVSLGN, from the coding sequence ATGAAAACCCTTACCTGTACAACACCTGGAACTTTCGAATATTCAGAAACAACAAAACCTGAACTTAAAAAAGACCATGCAATTATAAAAATTAAAAGAATCGGTATTTGTGGAACCGATTTACATGCCTTTGAAGGTACCCAACCTTTCTTTAATTACCCACGGGTTTTAGGTCACGAGTTGTCTGGCGAGTTGGTTGAGGCCGATGGAGCTGATGGTTTCAAAATAGGAGAGGCGGTTACTTTTATTCCATATTTTAATTGTGGTGAATGTATTGCCTGTAGAATGAACAAACCTAACTGTTGTGTTAAAATGCAGGTTTGCGGTGTACATGTTGATGGAGGAATGCGCGAATATTTACAGGTTCCTTCCAGAACACTTTTACATGGCGAAGGCTTGAGTTATGATGAACTGGCATTAGTGGAACCTTTAGCCATCGGTGCACATGGTGTCCGCCGGGCAGATGTTCAGCCCGGAGAGTTTGTACTTGTTATTGGTGCCGGACCAATTGGTTTAGGTACAATGGAATTTGCAAGGATAGCAGGCGCAAATGTGATTGCTTTGGATATTAATGAAGACCGCCTGGCTTTCTGTAAAGATAAATTAAAGGTGGCCCATGTGGTTAATGCCCTTTCTCCTGATGTGGTGCAGCAACTTAGCGACATTACCAATGGCGATATGCCAACGGTTGTAATTGATGCTACAGGTAACCAAAAGGCAATTAATAACGCCATAAACTATATGGCACATGGAGCCAGGTTCGTTTTAATCGGACTTCAAAAAGGGGATTTAATTTTTAACCATCCTGAGTTTCATAAAAGAGAATCCACCTTAATGAGCAGCAGAAATGCCACCATTGAAGATTTTGAACATGTAATTAAATCGATGAAGGCAGGTTTGGTTAATCCAACAAATTACATCACGCATCAGGTTCAATTCGAAGCGGTAAAAGATGAGTTCGAAAGCTGGTTAGATCCTAAAAACGGGGTGATTAAGGCTATGGTTAGTTTGGGGAATTAA
- a CDS encoding L-arabinose isomerase: protein MIDLKKLQVWFITGTQHLYGEETLKQVAAHAQEVADSLNQNGSISVSVVYKPIVKTTEEIFETLQQANIDENCIGVITWMHTFSPAKMWIRGLNVLQKPLLHLHTQFNRDIPWNTIDMDFMNLNQSAHGDREFGFMVSRMRKDRKVVVGHWQDEEVAKQIDTWCRAAAGWHDWQGAKFARFGDNMRYVAVTDGDKVEAEMKFGFAVNTYGIGDLVAVINGIGEDAIQSLLEEYEATYEMADDLKAGGARHSSVYEAAKIELGLRKFLVDGGFKGFSDTFEDLHGMIQLPGIAAQRLMADGYGFAGEGDWKTAALVRACKVMGAGLAGGNAFMEDYTYHFDPANSMVLGSHMLEVDASLASGKASLEVHPLGIGGKADPARLVFNVAGGDALNAALIDMGNRFRLLVNEVKAVEAEHDLPNLPVARVLWKPLPDMKTGCAAWIYAGGAHHTAYSQNLTTEHLLDFANIAGLEYVNIGADTKINQFRNELHWNEVFYK, encoded by the coding sequence ATGATTGATTTAAAAAAATTACAAGTTTGGTTTATCACGGGTACACAACATTTGTACGGTGAAGAAACCTTAAAACAAGTGGCAGCACATGCCCAGGAGGTAGCCGATTCGTTAAACCAAAACGGCAGTATTTCTGTTTCGGTGGTATACAAACCGATTGTAAAAACGACTGAAGAGATTTTCGAAACCTTACAACAAGCCAATATTGACGAGAATTGTATTGGGGTAATCACCTGGATGCATACCTTCTCTCCTGCTAAAATGTGGATCAGGGGTTTAAATGTTTTGCAAAAACCATTACTACATTTACACACACAGTTTAACCGCGATATTCCGTGGAATACCATCGATATGGATTTCATGAACCTGAACCAAAGTGCACATGGAGACCGTGAGTTTGGTTTTATGGTTTCGCGCATGCGCAAAGACCGTAAGGTAGTTGTTGGGCATTGGCAGGATGAAGAAGTGGCCAAACAGATTGATACCTGGTGCAGGGCTGCTGCCGGATGGCACGATTGGCAAGGCGCTAAATTTGCCCGTTTTGGCGATAACATGCGTTATGTTGCCGTTACCGATGGCGATAAAGTTGAAGCTGAAATGAAATTCGGTTTTGCTGTAAATACTTATGGTATAGGCGATTTGGTAGCAGTAATTAATGGAATAGGTGAAGATGCCATTCAGTCTTTATTAGAAGAATACGAAGCCACCTATGAAATGGCTGATGATTTAAAAGCTGGCGGCGCAAGGCACTCATCTGTTTATGAGGCAGCCAAAATTGAATTAGGATTAAGAAAATTCTTAGTAGATGGTGGCTTTAAAGGTTTCTCTGATACTTTCGAAGATTTGCACGGCATGATCCAGCTACCAGGAATTGCTGCGCAGCGTTTAATGGCCGATGGCTATGGCTTTGCAGGTGAAGGCGATTGGAAAACGGCAGCTTTAGTACGTGCCTGTAAAGTAATGGGTGCAGGTTTGGCCGGTGGAAATGCATTTATGGAAGATTATACTTATCACTTCGATCCCGCAAATTCGATGGTTTTAGGCTCGCACATGCTCGAGGTTGATGCTTCTTTGGCTAGCGGTAAAGCAAGCTTAGAGGTTCACCCATTGGGTATTGGTGGTAAAGCTGATCCTGCCCGACTGGTTTTTAATGTTGCTGGTGGTGATGCTTTAAATGCAGCTTTAATTGATATGGGTAACCGTTTTCGTCTGCTGGTGAACGAAGTGAAAGCTGTTGAAGCTGAACATGATTTACCAAACTTACCGGTAGCCCGTGTATTGTGGAAACCTTTACCTGATATGAAAACAGGTTGTGCAGCCTGGATTTATGCCGGTGGTGCACACCATACTGCTTATAGTCAGAATTTAACGACTGAACATTTATTGGATTTTGCCAATATTGCCGGTTTAGAATATGTAAATATTGGTGCTGATACCAAAATCAATCAGTTCAGAAATGAATTGCATTGGAATGAGGTTTTTTATAAGTAA
- the araD gene encoding L-ribulose-5-phosphate 4-epimerase (catalyzes the isomerization of L-ribulose 5-phosphate to D-xylulose 5-phosphate in the anaerobic catabolism of L-ascorbate; links the arabinose metabolic pathway to the pentose phosphate pathway and allows the bacteria to use arabinose as an energy source), translating into MSNYQDIKEQAYQANMQLPKLGLVLFTFGNVSAADRSKGVFAIKPSGVPYEDLSPEKMVIVDFNGNTVEGTLRPSSDTKTHAVLYQHWAEIGGIVHTHSTYGTAWAQAQRAIPIFGTTHADHLTVDIPCAPPMADEMIKGNYEYETGFQIMNHFESLGLSYQEVEMILVGNHAPFTWGKTAEKAVYNSAVLETVAQMALLTEQINPQAPKLKDSLIEKHYERKHGDGAYYGQK; encoded by the coding sequence ATGAGCAACTATCAGGATATAAAAGAGCAGGCTTACCAGGCCAATATGCAGTTACCTAAATTGGGACTGGTGCTTTTTACTTTCGGTAATGTAAGTGCTGCAGACCGGTCGAAAGGTGTTTTTGCCATTAAACCAAGCGGTGTGCCTTACGAGGATTTATCACCCGAAAAAATGGTTATTGTAGATTTTAACGGCAACACGGTTGAAGGGACTTTACGCCCCTCATCAGATACCAAGACCCATGCCGTTTTATATCAACACTGGGCAGAAATTGGCGGGATTGTGCATACCCATTCTACTTATGGAACGGCCTGGGCGCAGGCACAAAGGGCAATTCCAATTTTCGGGACCACCCATGCCGACCATTTAACTGTTGATATTCCTTGCGCACCACCAATGGCTGATGAAATGATTAAAGGCAATTATGAGTACGAAACGGGCTTTCAGATCATGAACCATTTTGAAAGTTTGGGTTTAAGTTATCAAGAAGTTGAAATGATTTTGGTGGGTAACCATGCTCCTTTTACCTGGGGAAAAACAGCCGAGAAAGCAGTTTATAACAGTGCTGTTTTAGAAACTGTGGCACAAATGGCTTTGTTAACAGAACAGATCAATCCGCAGGCACCAAAGCTGAAGGATTCGTTAATAGAGAAACATTATGAACGTAAACATGGTGATGGTGCTTATTATGGACAAAAATAA